In Actinomycetota bacterium, the sequence GTCAGCTCTTTTAGGTGGGGCAGGTGTTGTTACATTAGCAATTCCTGAGGGATTAAATGCAATAATGGAAACTAAATTGACTGAGGTAATGACATTACCACTTCCTCAGACAAAGGATGGAACCTTAGCTATTTCAGCTCTACCAATAATAATGGATGCAATTGATAGGTTTAATTGTGTAGCAATTGGACCGGGCGTTTCATTAAATAAAGAAACCTCAATGTTAGTTAAATCTTTAGTAAAAGATTTGAGGATTCCAATAGTAATAGATGCTGATGCTCTTACAATATTATCCGAAAATTTAGAAATCTTAAGAGATTCAAAAGCTCCAATAATAATTACTCCTCATCCAGGTGAATTGTCCAGACTATTGCATATTACTAAAGTAAATTTAAAGGATAGATTAGAGTTAAATCGAGAGATCTCAAAGAATATTGGAAAAATATCTGTTTTAAAGGGAGCTAGAACATTAATTTCAAATCCAGAGGGCGAAACCTTTATAAACATGACTGGAAGTCCTGCCATGGCAACTGCTGGTTCTGGTGATGTTTTAGTTGGATTGATTTCTTCACTAATAGTTCAAGGTGTTAATTTGTTTGATGCAGCTATTATGGGAACCTATTTACATGGTCTTGCTGGGGATATAGCTTCAGAAGAGGTTGGTCAGCGTTCACTTATTGCAACAGATATAATGAATGAAATTCCAAAAACATTTTTAAGAATTGAGGGAACCTTCCCATTTACTGAATAGTCTAATTTTTTAATTTAGAAAGAAAAAAGTGTGAAAATTTATAGACCTGTTTGGGCTGAGGTAAATACAAATAATATTAAAGATAACCTAAGGTTTATTAGAACCTTAATGTCTAAAAGCACAAAAATAATGGCTGTTGTTAAAGCCAATGGGTATGGTCACGGTGCATTAGAAGTAGCTAAAGCAGCAGTTGAAGCAGGGGTTGAAAGATTAGGGGTAGCATCAGTTGAAGAAGCATTAGAGCTTATAAATTATGATATTAAAGCTCCTATACAATTATTAAGCCAACCACCTATATCATCTGTTAAGATAATAGTTGAAAATTCAACAATCAAAGACTCGATAATTAGCACTGTATATACTAAAAATTTTGTAAAGGCTCTATCGGAGGAAGCACATAATCAAAATAAAAAATGTTTAGTTCATGTAAAAGTTGATACAGGAATGCACAGAGTAGGAATAAGCACTGAATATGTTATAGACTTAGTTAAATATATATCTACACTCCAAAATATGGAAATTGAGGGATTGTTTACACATTTTGCCTGCGCTGATGATCCTAAAAATCCATATACATTATTACAATTAAAGAGATTTCTAAAATTAAAAGAAACTCTAAAAAAGAACAATTTTAAATTTAAAATATATCACTGTGCAAACTCAGCAGCAACCTTAAATTTCCCCCAGACTCACATGGATATAGTTAGAATTGGTATAGCAATGTATGGATTAAGGTCTTCAGAAAAGACTTTCTCACCAAAATTAAAACCAGCACTCTCCTTAAAAGCAAAGATATCCTATTTAAAAACAGTGAAAAAAGGAGAGGGAATTTCTTATGGGTTAACATTTAGAACAAAAGAAAAAAGTTTAATAGCCACTGTACCAATTGGCTATGCGGATGGATATCCTAAGCAATTATCCAATAAAGGAGTGGTTTTGGTTAAAGGGAAAAGGATTCCAGTTGTTGGAAATGTCACAATGGATCAGATAATGATAGATGTAACTGACTTAAATGAAATTAAAACAGGAGATGAAGTAGTTATAATAGGAAATCAAGGAGAAGAAAAAATAGAAGTAAATGAGTTATCAAGAGCTTTAAATACAATTGACTATGAAATTGTGTGTGGTATAAAAGACAGAATCCCTAAAATATATTTGGAGTAAAAAATATTAATTTAGCCTTGCATTTATTTTAAAATTACAATTCCTCACAGCTTTTAAGATTTTACAGCAATTCCTAGTTTTACAGAACAAAGAAATTTTGTTATCTTTTTTACATGATAAATTCCTGGTATTATTATCTCATTAACTTCAAAAATAAATTTTCATCTAATAATTAGAAGGGAGAGAGGATTATGAAATGTGCGATGTTGTATGGTCCTGGTAAGTTAAGAATTGAAGAGGTTGAGATCCCTACCATAAAAAAGGGAGAGGTTTTAGTTGAAGTAAGAGCAGCCCTTACATGTGGAACAGATATAAAGACCTATCTGAGGGGACATCCGGTATTAATAAAGAAATATCCCTCACCTTTTGGTCATGAATTTTCTGGTGTTATTTCAAAAGTGGGATCTGATGTAAACAGATTTAAACCTGGAATGAGAGTTGTAGCTGCAAATTCTGCTCCATGTGGGAAATGTTATTTTTGTAAAAAAGGGAATTTTGGTTTGTGTGAAGATTTAAGACTATTAAATGGGGCATATTCACAATTTATAGTTGTACCTGAATTAATTGTTAATAAAAATCTTTTAGAAATTCCAGATAATGTTTCCTTTGAGAAAGCAGCATTATCTGAGCCACTTGCATGTTGTTTAAATGCTGTTGAACAAAGCAATATTTCACCTAATGATACAGTTGCAGTAATTGGATTAGGCCCCATTGGTCTATTTTTAACTCATATATATCATTTAAGTGGAGCAAAAGTAATAGCATGTGGAAGGGGGAAAAAAAGACTTGAACTTGCTAAGATTTTAG encodes:
- the alr gene encoding alanine racemase; translated protein: MKIYRPVWAEVNTNNIKDNLRFIRTLMSKSTKIMAVVKANGYGHGALEVAKAAVEAGVERLGVASVEEALELINYDIKAPIQLLSQPPISSVKIIVENSTIKDSIISTVYTKNFVKALSEEAHNQNKKCLVHVKVDTGMHRVGISTEYVIDLVKYISTLQNMEIEGLFTHFACADDPKNPYTLLQLKRFLKLKETLKKNNFKFKIYHCANSAATLNFPQTHMDIVRIGIAMYGLRSSEKTFSPKLKPALSLKAKISYLKTVKKGEGISYGLTFRTKEKSLIATVPIGYADGYPKQLSNKGVVLVKGKRIPVVGNVTMDQIMIDVTDLNEIKTGDEVVIIGNQGEEKIEVNELSRALNTIDYEIVCGIKDRIPKIYLE
- a CDS encoding zinc-binding dehydrogenase is translated as MKCAMLYGPGKLRIEEVEIPTIKKGEVLVEVRAALTCGTDIKTYLRGHPVLIKKYPSPFGHEFSGVISKVGSDVNRFKPGMRVVAANSAPCGKCYFCKKGNFGLCEDLRLLNGAYSQFIVVPELIVNKNLLEIPDNVSFEKAALSEPLACCLNAVEQSNISPNDTVAVIGLGPIGLFLTHIYHLSGAKVIACGRGKKRLELAKILGANFTIDAGEIENEIEEVKNLSNNGRGADVVVEAVGKPDIWEMAVKMARRGGLVILFGGCPSGTSFSIDTSLIHYEQITIKGIFHHTPQLFKRALDLIASGKINTKAFISAKLPLEKLKDAFSLVREKLGVKYFIDPFYK